One genomic segment of Occultella kanbiaonis includes these proteins:
- the ychF gene encoding redox-regulated ATPase YchF, whose product MALTIGIAGLPNVGKSTLFNALTRATVLAANYPFATIEPNIGVVPLPDERLKVLAEIFGSERILPATVSFVDIAGIVKGASEGEGLGNKFLANIREADAICQVTRAFADPDVVHVDGKVSPKDDIETVNTELILADLQTLEKAIPRLEKEVKGKKTDAKVLETAKGALALLEAGTTISAGGAAAGLDPEIVADLGLMTAKPFIYVFNTDDDGLADEAMQAELRALVAPADAIFLDAKFEAELVELEPDEAAEMLAENGQDEAGLDQLARVGFDTLGLQTYLTAGPKESRAWTIHKGWTAPQAAGVIHTDFQRGFIKAEVVSFADLVDAGSMAEAKARGRVRIEGKDYVMADGDVVEFRFNV is encoded by the coding sequence GTGGCTCTCACTATTGGCATCGCCGGCCTGCCCAACGTCGGCAAGTCCACCCTGTTCAACGCGCTGACCCGGGCGACCGTGCTCGCGGCGAACTACCCGTTCGCGACGATCGAGCCGAACATCGGGGTGGTTCCCCTCCCGGACGAGCGGCTGAAGGTCCTCGCCGAGATCTTCGGCAGCGAGCGGATCCTGCCGGCGACGGTGTCCTTCGTGGACATCGCGGGCATCGTGAAGGGCGCCAGTGAGGGGGAGGGGCTGGGCAACAAGTTCCTCGCGAACATCCGCGAGGCGGATGCGATCTGCCAGGTGACGCGGGCGTTCGCGGACCCGGACGTGGTCCACGTGGACGGCAAGGTGTCCCCGAAGGACGACATCGAGACCGTCAACACCGAGCTGATCCTGGCCGACCTGCAGACCCTCGAGAAGGCGATCCCGCGTCTCGAGAAGGAGGTCAAGGGCAAGAAGACCGATGCCAAGGTGCTCGAGACCGCGAAGGGTGCGCTCGCCCTGCTCGAGGCGGGCACCACGATCTCCGCCGGCGGCGCAGCTGCGGGCCTCGACCCGGAGATCGTCGCCGACCTCGGCCTGATGACCGCGAAGCCGTTCATCTACGTGTTCAACACCGACGACGACGGACTCGCCGACGAGGCCATGCAGGCCGAGTTGCGCGCGCTCGTGGCACCCGCCGACGCCATCTTCCTGGATGCCAAGTTCGAGGCCGAACTGGTCGAGCTGGAGCCGGACGAGGCCGCCGAGATGCTCGCCGAGAACGGCCAGGACGAAGCCGGCCTGGACCAGCTCGCCCGGGTCGGGTTCGACACCCTCGGCCTGCAGACCTACCTCACCGCCGGCCCCAAGGAGTCCCGGGCCTGGACGATCCACAAGGGCTGGACGGCCCCGCAGGCCGCCGGCGTGATCCACACCGACTTCCAGCGCGGCTTCATCAAGGCCGAGGTGGTCTCGTTCGCGGACCTGGTGGACGCGGGGTCGATGGCCGAGGCCAAGGCGCGGGGCCGGGTGCGGATCGAGGGCAAGGACTACGTGATGGCCGACGGCGACGTGGTGGAGTTCCGCTTCAACGTGTAG
- a CDS encoding AraC family transcriptional regulator yields the protein MIGTLNALVDLVERSPGEAIDVAGFAREHGTSEYHLRRMFSALARMPLSEYVRRRRMTLAGADLAAGDPDLLAVGVRYGYGSVEAFGRAFRAVHGTSPAAARRHGGPLSTQPTLRFRLSVEGSTPMDVTITARPEFVLAGHAAQVPLIYEGVNPHIQEHVAAIAPEEHGRLKALANTEPAGILAVTSGTEPDAPEGSMLTYLHGVALDAATVPPEDLDVVPVEAGTWAVFSSRGPFPEALQRLWAATATEWFPSNPWRLRPGPSILRYLELTETHATCELWLPVERA from the coding sequence ATGATCGGCACCCTCAACGCCCTGGTCGACCTCGTCGAGCGGAGCCCGGGCGAGGCGATCGACGTCGCCGGGTTCGCCCGCGAGCACGGCACGAGCGAGTACCACCTGCGCAGGATGTTCTCGGCGCTGGCGCGGATGCCGCTGTCGGAGTACGTACGCCGACGTCGGATGACCCTCGCCGGTGCCGACCTCGCGGCCGGTGACCCGGACCTGCTCGCGGTCGGCGTGCGATACGGCTACGGATCGGTCGAGGCGTTCGGGCGAGCGTTCCGAGCAGTGCACGGCACCAGCCCCGCAGCTGCACGCAGGCACGGTGGTCCGCTCAGCACACAACCAACGCTCAGGTTCCGCCTGAGCGTCGAAGGGAGCACTCCGATGGACGTCACCATCACAGCCCGACCCGAGTTCGTCCTCGCCGGACACGCGGCGCAGGTCCCACTCATCTACGAGGGCGTCAACCCGCACATCCAGGAGCACGTCGCCGCCATCGCACCCGAGGAACACGGACGACTCAAGGCGCTCGCGAACACCGAGCCCGCGGGCATCCTGGCGGTCACCTCCGGTACGGAGCCGGACGCACCGGAAGGGTCGATGCTCACCTACCTCCACGGGGTCGCACTCGACGCGGCCACCGTGCCACCGGAGGACCTCGATGTCGTTCCCGTCGAGGCTGGGACCTGGGCGGTCTTCTCCTCCCGTGGTCCATTCCCCGAAGCGCTGCAGCGGCTCTGGGCGGCGACGGCGACGGAGTGGTTCCCCTCCAACCCCTGGCGACTGCGCCCGGGACCATCGATCCTGCGCTACCTCGAGCTCACCGAGACCCATGCCACCTGCGAGCTCTGGCTGCCTGTCGAGAGGGCCTGA
- a CDS encoding VOC family protein produces the protein MGELENLRKRAKHLVRQHRAGVYPVAARLRLSLPRFAGLTDREVLAAEFALHEAQEVVAHELGFTSWSDLKENPPMPVTDTSAPRLQRANAQVFVTDFPRALTFYRTLLGFEIVFIYGEPAFYGEVRRGDACLNVRHLDKSPFVAGVREQEQLLCAYVATTNAKDLFLEFQAAGVDFQERLQLKPWGAYEFVVRDPDGNLILFGSPSAKPS, from the coding sequence ATGGGTGAACTCGAGAACCTCAGGAAGCGCGCGAAACACCTCGTACGCCAGCACCGTGCCGGCGTCTACCCGGTGGCCGCACGCCTGCGCCTCTCATTGCCTCGGTTTGCGGGACTGACCGATCGCGAGGTGCTCGCTGCAGAGTTTGCTCTGCACGAGGCGCAGGAGGTCGTCGCGCACGAACTCGGGTTCACGTCGTGGTCCGACCTGAAGGAGAACCCACCGATGCCCGTCACCGATACGTCCGCACCCCGGCTTCAGCGAGCGAACGCGCAGGTGTTCGTCACCGACTTCCCACGAGCATTGACCTTCTACCGCACCCTCCTCGGATTCGAGATCGTCTTCATCTACGGCGAGCCTGCGTTCTATGGCGAGGTCCGCCGCGGCGACGCCTGCCTGAACGTGCGCCACCTCGACAAGTCACCTTTCGTGGCAGGTGTGCGAGAGCAGGAGCAGTTGCTGTGCGCATACGTTGCGACCACCAACGCCAAGGACCTCTTCCTCGAGTTCCAGGCTGCGGGCGTCGACTTTCAGGAACGACTGCAACTCAAGCCGTGGGGAGCCTACGAGTTCGTCGTCCGCGACCCGGACGGCAATCTCATTCTCTTCGGGAGCCCGTCGGCCAAGCCGTCCTGA
- a CDS encoding GNAT family N-acetyltransferase — translation MTTFEVRPAVDRDRDAVWMLVQRFAVSYRPHREHFDAAFSAVLSDDDMVALVAVGDGRTVGYLLANHHQTFFANAPVAWVEEVMVAEPERGAGVGRLLMERAESWARHAGAAYIALATRRAGEFYGALGYEDSAAFFRKQLD, via the coding sequence TTGACGACGTTCGAGGTTCGGCCCGCAGTCGACCGTGATCGGGATGCCGTCTGGATGCTGGTCCAGCGGTTCGCGGTGTCCTACCGGCCCCACCGCGAGCATTTCGACGCGGCGTTCTCGGCTGTGCTGAGCGATGACGACATGGTTGCGCTTGTCGCGGTCGGCGACGGTCGCACCGTGGGGTACCTCCTGGCGAATCACCATCAGACGTTCTTCGCCAACGCCCCGGTTGCCTGGGTCGAGGAGGTCATGGTTGCCGAACCAGAGCGAGGTGCGGGGGTGGGCCGCTTGCTGATGGAGCGTGCGGAGTCATGGGCCAGGCACGCCGGCGCGGCCTACATCGCCCTCGCAACCAGGCGAGCCGGAGAGTTCTACGGAGCACTTGGCTACGAGGATTCGGCGGCCTTCTTCAGGAAGCAGCTCGACTAG
- a CDS encoding ABC transporter ATP-binding protein, with amino-acid sequence MSVHLPPSEGPVQPNPFAPPQPGTPRRDPTASPQPGPAPTTAAPQGPQQPPDPAAAFSIRGLWKRFGDKAAVAGVDLDVPSGSFYGIVGPNGAGKTTMLSMATGLLRPDFGTVSVHGADFWSDPVTGKKALGVLPDGVRLFDRLTGEQLITYAGLLRGMDRAVVAERTADLLRALDLAADAKTFVVDYSAGMTKKVALASALIHAPRILVLDEPFEAVDPVSAANIRDILGEYVRSGGTVVVSSHVMDLVQRMCDHVAIIAAGRILAAGTVDEVRAGQSLEDRFVALVGGRQSAEGLSWLRSS; translated from the coding sequence ATGTCAGTCCACCTGCCGCCGTCCGAGGGTCCGGTCCAGCCGAACCCGTTCGCCCCGCCGCAGCCCGGGACACCGCGCCGGGACCCCACCGCGTCGCCGCAGCCCGGTCCGGCACCCACGACGGCCGCGCCACAGGGTCCCCAGCAACCGCCCGACCCGGCCGCCGCCTTCTCGATCCGCGGTCTCTGGAAGCGATTCGGTGACAAGGCCGCCGTCGCCGGTGTCGACCTCGACGTCCCGAGCGGCTCGTTCTACGGGATCGTCGGCCCGAACGGCGCCGGGAAGACGACGATGCTCTCGATGGCCACCGGCTTGCTGCGCCCCGACTTCGGCACCGTCAGCGTGCACGGCGCCGACTTCTGGTCCGACCCGGTCACGGGCAAGAAGGCGCTCGGCGTCCTGCCCGACGGGGTGCGCCTGTTCGACCGGCTCACCGGCGAGCAGCTGATCACCTACGCCGGCCTGCTCCGGGGGATGGACCGGGCCGTGGTCGCCGAGCGCACCGCGGACCTGCTGCGCGCCCTCGACCTCGCGGCGGACGCGAAGACGTTCGTCGTCGACTACTCGGCCGGGATGACCAAGAAGGTCGCGCTGGCGTCGGCGCTGATCCACGCGCCGCGGATCCTCGTGCTCGACGAGCCGTTCGAGGCCGTCGACCCGGTCTCCGCGGCGAACATCCGGGACATCCTCGGCGAGTACGTGCGCAGCGGCGGCACGGTCGTGGTGTCCTCGCACGTGATGGACCTGGTGCAGCGCATGTGCGACCACGTGGCCATCATCGCGGCCGGGCGCATCCTCGCCGCCGGCACCGTCGACGAGGTCCGGGCCGGGCAGAGCCTCGAGGACCGGTTCGTGGCCCTCGTCGGTGGCCGGCAGTCGGCGGAGGGGTTGTCATGGTTGCGCTCTTCGTAA
- a CDS encoding DUF4261 domain-containing protein, whose product MAAQLAFLIQDAPDDSITEAALSRQLLADWPDLNPTLLSTDHSGTPTAPTAGSAPIVLHYDTTMIAVMSVPAPIGDDLTEIAQHSRLWPNSAPVPVDYTGHSIVSVFDAGATGHRAATEQAVLLSKVIASLIALSDGIQAVYWGSAEHVILPALFRDLALNTLPTPLLLAWVAMNVGTRPDGVLTGHTLGLEQLGVMDIEIPKSPEDASGVLDRLVGIADYQLQNGPVIGDADTIGSVAAAQIIARHTPSAIGDERTVLSLSFVSNEPPARKRGLFRRG is encoded by the coding sequence ATGGCCGCGCAGCTCGCCTTCCTCATCCAGGACGCACCCGACGACTCGATCACCGAGGCGGCGCTGAGCAGGCAGTTGCTCGCCGACTGGCCGGACCTCAACCCGACCCTTCTCAGCACCGATCACTCCGGGACTCCGACCGCACCCACTGCGGGATCCGCCCCGATCGTCCTGCACTACGACACGACGATGATCGCCGTGATGTCTGTACCCGCCCCCATCGGCGACGACCTCACCGAGATCGCCCAGCACAGCCGGCTCTGGCCGAACAGCGCACCGGTCCCGGTCGACTACACCGGGCACTCGATCGTCAGCGTGTTCGACGCCGGTGCCACCGGGCATCGCGCGGCGACCGAGCAGGCCGTCCTGTTGTCGAAGGTGATCGCCTCCCTGATCGCGCTCAGCGACGGCATCCAGGCCGTCTACTGGGGATCCGCCGAGCATGTCATCCTGCCGGCGCTGTTCCGCGACCTGGCCCTCAACACGCTCCCGACGCCGCTGCTCCTTGCTTGGGTGGCGATGAACGTGGGCACCCGCCCCGACGGCGTCCTGACCGGCCATACGCTGGGCTTGGAGCAACTCGGCGTGATGGACATAGAGATCCCGAAGAGCCCGGAAGATGCCTCGGGTGTGCTCGACCGTCTCGTCGGCATCGCCGACTACCAACTGCAGAACGGTCCCGTCATCGGCGACGCAGACACGATCGGGTCCGTCGCCGCGGCCCAGATCATCGCGCGGCACACGCCGTCGGCCATCGGCGACGAACGGACCGTCCTCTCGTTGAGCTTCGTCTCGAACGAGCCGCCGGCTCGCAAGCGTGGGCTGTTCCGCCGAGGCTAG
- a CDS encoding GrpB family protein, whose protein sequence is MSRSAMIDFLPTRGWETVHQRFFRDRLLEHPGDRRRHEALKRSAAAAALEGTSSYNAAKTGFVQEIVDAARGRLGLQPVSVDHK, encoded by the coding sequence GTGTCCCGTTCCGCGATGATCGACTTCCTTCCCACGCGCGGCTGGGAGACCGTCCACCAGCGCTTCTTCCGCGACCGGCTGTTGGAGCATCCGGGTGATCGTCGACGTCACGAGGCGCTCAAGCGGAGCGCGGCCGCTGCGGCTCTGGAGGGCACAAGTTCCTACAACGCCGCGAAGACCGGGTTCGTGCAGGAGATCGTCGATGCGGCACGCGGCCGACTGGGGCTCCAGCCAGTATCCGTGGACCACAAGTGA
- a CDS encoding ankyrin repeat domain-containing protein, with translation MQIVFKDIIAGDIDSVRRRLAKDAGVVTVVATAPPKKYAGQSPLQVAYRHGEFEIAALLLAQGADPNFIEHGDREPWAMPVLHHAIKAAVMRSRWLRPTWREEAPWQLRNTTERADAAYAALQLLLESGADVQALDSYRNSSLGRAVLDARQILPQYRHNDPEWVDPKPLNPELVDDLTRVFDSLVAQGADPNRTERDLGGSLADHYRAEPVAQFLQV, from the coding sequence ATGCAGATCGTGTTCAAGGACATCATTGCCGGCGATATCGACTCGGTCCGGCGGCGGCTGGCGAAGGATGCTGGTGTAGTCACCGTCGTCGCGACGGCACCTCCGAAGAAGTACGCCGGGCAGTCGCCTCTGCAGGTCGCGTATCGCCATGGAGAGTTCGAGATCGCAGCGCTCCTGCTGGCGCAGGGCGCAGACCCGAACTTCATCGAACACGGCGACCGAGAGCCATGGGCGATGCCAGTCCTTCACCACGCGATCAAGGCAGCCGTGATGCGTTCTCGCTGGCTGCGACCGACCTGGCGCGAGGAGGCGCCGTGGCAACTGCGCAACACCACCGAACGAGCCGACGCCGCGTACGCCGCACTCCAGCTGCTCCTCGAGTCCGGGGCCGACGTCCAGGCCCTGGACTCGTACCGCAACTCGTCACTCGGACGAGCCGTGTTGGACGCACGACAAATTCTGCCGCAGTACCGCCACAACGACCCCGAGTGGGTGGACCCGAAGCCTCTGAACCCGGAACTCGTCGACGATCTCACCCGTGTCTTCGACAGCCTCGTGGCACAGGGCGCGGACCCGAACCGCACTGAGCGAGACCTCGGCGGATCCCTGGCCGACCACTATCGTGCCGAGCCCGTCGCCCAGTTCCTCCAGGTGTGA
- a CDS encoding type VII secretion system-associated protein has protein sequence MTTPPITDALRAEARANPGGWVYAVDPEFDVGGSVPPQGIVGAWRVDENGELGEEFTPNPRHVPSPLARGWAAPTTKLERILQLALAGHLPGEQLDREFASADVVIFSRPEGGIFLAPAGAGGRLAYAFTDAGKATASGHTAHGVIRGVELAEALPEGVRIALNPGSEVSVTLDPADIRST, from the coding sequence GTGACCACGCCGCCTATCACGGACGCACTTCGAGCCGAGGCCCGGGCGAACCCTGGCGGGTGGGTCTACGCGGTCGATCCCGAGTTCGATGTGGGCGGTAGTGTGCCGCCGCAGGGCATCGTAGGAGCATGGCGTGTGGACGAGAACGGTGAGCTGGGCGAGGAGTTCACCCCCAATCCTCGGCACGTCCCGTCTCCGCTAGCACGTGGGTGGGCTGCGCCGACCACCAAACTTGAGCGCATCCTGCAGTTGGCGCTGGCCGGACATCTGCCGGGCGAGCAGTTGGACCGTGAGTTCGCCTCGGCCGACGTCGTCATCTTCAGTCGTCCCGAGGGTGGGATCTTCCTCGCTCCGGCCGGTGCCGGCGGTCGTCTCGCCTATGCCTTCACCGACGCAGGCAAGGCGACGGCGTCGGGCCACACCGCGCATGGTGTGATCCGCGGCGTCGAGCTGGCCGAGGCACTGCCGGAGGGTGTGCGGATCGCGCTCAACCCTGGATCCGAGGTCTCGGTCACCCTCGATCCGGCCGACATCAGGAGCACATGA
- a CDS encoding DUF6357 family protein translates to MAAGAIREVLMAERPLVFRDAQGHKRSFAMGDRDHLKFATAFNTFVKKHLSEENSTFRLERVLTDEALIIETAHGIVGRVRDGESPEVSYRRYERRTDATDLQLRFAHSGYAALDDHGPWTSDRESLLPDDSFENLELAWVREMRESELRRRETAAMPKLDKKALNQFCKTWADTGHNEYLGDSDGYYVLFDSRTAAEAGAARGELLKTVEALGLHLIETPASAPSGEVWVRCDPRVDLELEKWA, encoded by the coding sequence GTGGCCGCAGGAGCAATTCGAGAGGTGCTGATGGCCGAGAGACCGCTTGTATTTCGGGATGCGCAAGGACACAAGCGTTCCTTCGCGATGGGCGATCGTGACCATCTCAAGTTCGCGACGGCGTTCAACACCTTTGTCAAGAAACACCTGAGCGAAGAGAATTCGACATTTCGTCTCGAACGCGTGCTCACCGATGAGGCGCTGATCATCGAGACCGCGCACGGCATCGTCGGACGTGTGCGCGATGGCGAGAGCCCCGAGGTCAGCTACCGCCGATACGAGCGCCGCACCGATGCCACCGACCTGCAGTTGCGCTTCGCCCATAGCGGGTACGCCGCTCTCGACGACCATGGTCCGTGGACGTCCGATCGTGAGAGTCTGCTGCCGGACGACTCGTTCGAGAACCTCGAGCTCGCCTGGGTGCGGGAAATGCGTGAAAGCGAACTGAGGCGCCGCGAGACTGCCGCGATGCCAAAGCTCGACAAGAAGGCCCTGAATCAGTTCTGCAAGACTTGGGCTGACACCGGGCACAACGAGTACCTGGGCGATTCAGACGGGTACTACGTACTCTTCGACAGCCGGACGGCCGCCGAGGCGGGCGCGGCCCGAGGCGAATTGCTGAAGACGGTCGAGGCTCTAGGTCTTCACCTGATCGAGACCCCGGCCAGTGCTCCCTCAGGTGAGGTGTGGGTGCGCTGCGACCCTCGCGTCGACCTCGAGCTCGAAAAGTGGGCGTGA
- a CDS encoding sensor histidine kinase: MRARGQTAVGTPERAAFPANVLERIDRLLHRIGVRLLSQSWIRALVWLSMIAVLVVNASTMPAMYGAVVAIAIVVAVLHAATLVWALGRPWFAVGAATVAVAATTLLTAMGHGDRPWPMPVITIVTCALMVFILAVREKWLLPVAGAVLPVVAATFAALPWHTGGWGRFATNVITAISVCALVVVFGILIHQWQQSRAELLKQQEIAATAQERRLLMEERNRIARELHDVVAHGLSVISIQASTLQYRIEDVPAEVVAELDDITDSARSALVEMRGLLAVLRQEDGENLLAPQPTMSFVPTLIESTRRGAESVRLHVEGELDDPRVSEATSLSVYRIVQEALSNALRHAPGSDIEVSIAITPEHVFVEVLNSAPTASVRATEGHGFGLRGMHERASFVRGSLTAEPTPEGGFVVHAMLPCWLAGEPTDRQSEPDDGAPAPPSDIEG, translated from the coding sequence ATGAGGGCACGCGGGCAGACGGCAGTGGGCACGCCGGAACGGGCGGCGTTCCCGGCCAACGTGCTCGAGCGCATCGACCGACTGCTGCACCGGATCGGGGTAAGGCTGCTGTCGCAGAGCTGGATCCGCGCGCTCGTGTGGTTGTCGATGATCGCCGTACTGGTCGTCAATGCCTCGACCATGCCGGCGATGTACGGAGCGGTGGTCGCGATCGCGATCGTGGTCGCCGTTCTGCATGCGGCGACCCTCGTGTGGGCGCTGGGGAGGCCGTGGTTCGCGGTCGGTGCTGCCACGGTCGCGGTGGCTGCGACGACCCTGCTCACGGCCATGGGGCACGGGGATCGGCCGTGGCCGATGCCGGTCATCACGATCGTGACCTGTGCGCTGATGGTGTTCATCCTCGCGGTGCGGGAGAAGTGGCTGCTGCCGGTGGCAGGGGCGGTGCTCCCCGTGGTGGCGGCCACGTTCGCGGCGCTGCCGTGGCACACCGGAGGATGGGGGCGGTTCGCGACCAATGTGATCACGGCGATCTCGGTCTGCGCGCTCGTTGTCGTCTTCGGGATTCTCATCCACCAGTGGCAGCAGAGCCGCGCTGAGCTGCTCAAGCAGCAGGAGATCGCGGCCACCGCCCAGGAGCGTCGACTGCTGATGGAGGAGCGGAACCGGATCGCCAGGGAGCTCCACGACGTGGTGGCCCATGGGTTGTCGGTGATCTCCATCCAGGCCTCCACGTTGCAGTACCGGATCGAGGACGTCCCCGCTGAGGTCGTCGCGGAGCTCGACGACATCACCGACTCCGCGCGGAGCGCGCTGGTCGAGATGCGCGGGCTGCTGGCCGTGCTGCGGCAGGAGGACGGCGAGAACCTGCTCGCTCCGCAGCCGACGATGAGCTTCGTCCCGACCCTCATCGAGAGCACACGCCGAGGCGCGGAGTCGGTGCGCCTGCACGTCGAGGGTGAGCTCGACGACCCGCGCGTCTCCGAGGCGACCTCGCTGAGCGTCTACCGAATCGTGCAGGAGGCGCTGAGCAATGCGCTGCGGCACGCACCCGGCAGCGACATCGAGGTCAGCATCGCGATCACGCCGGAGCATGTGTTCGTCGAGGTGCTGAACTCGGCGCCGACCGCATCGGTCCGCGCCACCGAGGGCCATGGGTTCGGCCTCCGCGGCATGCACGAGCGCGCCAGCTTCGTCCGGGGCTCGCTGACCGCCGAGCCCACGCCGGAGGGCGGCTTCGTGGTCCACGCGATGCTGCCATGCTGGTTGGCGGGGGAGCCCACCGACCGACAGAGCGAGCCCGACGACGGAGCCCCGGCTCCGCCGTCGGACATCGAGGGCTGA
- a CDS encoding GNAT family N-acetyltransferase has translation MTLSTPTLETDRLRLRPFADADADDLFALQSNAHVLRYWDSPPWTDRAPVARFMAGCRRMAEDGSGVRVAIERRSDRAFVGWCTFNSWNPDLRSASLGYCLNEDAWGHGYATEAARVLLQWAFDTLDLNRVQSETDTRNVASARVLEKLGFVREGTLREDCIVNGDVSDSWVYSLLRRDRA, from the coding sequence ATGACGCTCTCGACCCCGACCCTGGAAACCGATCGACTGCGCCTGCGCCCCTTCGCCGACGCCGACGCCGACGACCTCTTCGCGTTGCAGAGCAACGCCCACGTGCTCCGCTACTGGGACTCTCCGCCGTGGACCGACCGGGCCCCGGTGGCGCGCTTCATGGCCGGATGCCGTCGGATGGCGGAAGACGGCAGCGGCGTGCGCGTGGCGATCGAGCGCAGGTCCGACCGGGCGTTCGTCGGCTGGTGCACCTTCAACAGTTGGAACCCCGACTTGCGAAGCGCCTCCCTGGGCTACTGCCTCAATGAGGATGCCTGGGGCCACGGCTATGCGACGGAGGCGGCACGCGTCCTGCTCCAGTGGGCCTTCGACACCCTCGACCTCAACCGAGTCCAGTCCGAGACCGATACCCGCAACGTGGCATCGGCTCGGGTGCTCGAGAAGCTCGGCTTCGTGCGCGAGGGGACGTTGCGCGAGGACTGCATCGTCAACGGTGACGTGTCCGACTCATGGGTGTACAGCCTGCTGAGACGGGATCGGGCATGA